tcctTGGCTGTTCCCAAGTCCTTGGAAACATTGTAGATTTGTGATTTTACTCTTTCGCATAGGTCTTCTTCGCTGTGGGAAGAGTTGCCGGCTTCGGTGGACAAATTATCTTCGACCAGACATCAAACGCGGCCCCTTCACCCTCGAGGAAGAGAAGCTCGTGATACAGCTTCATGGAATTCTTGGAAACCGGTACTTTATTTTGCTTCTTTGTTTGCATTCCATCAAGAtccccgagagagagagagagagagagagagagagagagagagagagagagagagagagagagagagagagagagagagagagagagaatcttataataattattaaaatgcgacctctaataattattaaaatgcgACCTCTAATAAttattaagagagagagagagagagagagagaatcttataataattattaaaatgcgacctctaataattattaaaatgcgACCTCTATTGAAATCAATCCTATTATATAAAGTAGGTCTACAAACCCTTAAGAGACATTAGGATAATTCTAATAAACTATATTGGCATCATAAGTGTTTTACAAACACCATATTGGCATGCTTAAACCTGCTTTAATCCTCTTGTGATAATTTTCAGGTGGGCTGCTATTGCCTGTCAACTACCAGGGAGAACTGacaatgagataaaaaatttgtggAACACTCACCTGAAGAAGCACCTCATTTGCATGGGCCTTGACCCCCAAACACATGAGCCTGTTACCTCTTGCAGCACAACTATCAAAGCATCTGCTTCGCTTACCACTCGCCACATTGCACAGTGGGAGAGTGCAAGGCTTGAAGCTGAAGCTCGGCTGTCAAGGGAGTCATCACTCTTCAATCCAGTTCCTGTGGGAGGTTCTGATTCTGACTATTTTCTTCGCATATGGAACTCAGAAGTTGGAGAATCATTTAGAAAGTTCAATATGGGTGAAAAAACTCTCTGCCAGAACTCAGTTTCTCAGTCATCTTCATCTACCAAGTGTGGGTCAATTTCTCCCTTCATGACGGAGATTGACACCATTTTAGCTGGTTCCTCAGCCACTGGAAGAAATCAAAATGGAGATATTGAGTGCAAGAGCTTCAAATCCTACACTGACGAGATGATGGCCGCGAATGATTCGTCAAGCTCTGACGAGTTAGAGGATTCCTCAGACAACACAATAAAGCTGCTGTTTGATTTCCCCATCAACAATGACATGAGCTTTTTGGAAGAAGACATAGATAAGTATGCAATGCCTCCTGCCATGTTGACAGAAAACTCATTCATCTGCCCCCTCTAAAACATGCTTCAAACACAAGTTGCCTCTGGGGCTTGTGTTGtttcctcccccccccccccccccccccccccccccctttttttttttccttattggtATTTAAGCTGTTGGAAGAATAGAGAGAAAGCAACTACTGAAGCCATGAAGCCAAATTTAAGAGTACTTTGGTGATTTTTTTGGCTGAGTGCAGTTAGAAATGGCGCCTTACCATTTACTAGGTTTTGTTTATTAGACCTGGTTTGTCAGTATAATATAGGAGGCTCCTCATTTGAAATTTCTGTGCTAGATAAGCACATTAGGTCTTCCTTGTACTTAGGTTGTGTGGATGATGGAGACATGATGGCATGGGGATCAGGCAAATTAATAGTAACTATTTTCTCTGGCCTTCTCACCACTGAAAcctattgaaaatttatttttgttgttgtcatGACTTGTTTTCCACAATATCATTCTACTTAGCGTACACCTCATAACAagtttcatcttcttccattctACCTCACTCAAACCAGATGGTTAACCTTTGAAGTCTTGAATTTGTAACTCTTTCGGTTTCTTCACGCTCCTTTCTCAATTTCACACATTAATATTCATTTAAGTtctaagtaaaaatatttataaaaataacatgtcAACTTTGATTGTTCCAATTCAATTAATTATTTCACCTTAAATTAAGTACTAAAGTCTGTAAGAGTATTAACACCCTTGACAAAAGTTTAAGGGTTTCTTCCATCCTTTCTCTGCAAACACATGTATCTGTTCatcataaaatttcaaaaaaactcAACAATCATAATATATCCGCTCACTCTCGACTCGACCGGGTTTGGACAGAGAAATGTttctatttctttaattttttaaaattccatAAAACATTTTATCTCAACCCAtttctaactcatctcatctcaacttatttatCTTACTACTACTTACAAACCCAttttaactcactatccaaacaaggcCACTTCTTCTATAGCACTCTCATTGACGAACTTGCTCCTTGAAACACGGTTATGTTTGGTTATTGAACcaaattcaactcatctcaaatcaATAATTAATGTGGGACTCACTATTTTTCTAACTTCTTAGAAAAAAGTTAACTCATTTCAatatatttcatacattttaacataaaaagttaaactcatcttaatctaaaaaagttaaattcatcttaatgagattcacaaaatattactatttataattcaactcaactcatatcAACATCTAAATATAACTTAGAACTTTGATGAACTCAcgagtaataaaataaaagatgatcaAACAATGTTGTTATGGTGGTGGAggttataataataaaagagaaacAGTAGGCTTTAAGCCCGATATGTGTATTTGAGTTTGTCACGAAGAAAAAcaattgaaatttctttttgGTGGCTTCTCTTTCATGAAAAATAGCATACAAGGACGCTTATATATATAGCTACTATCCAGGGCTTTGATTTGTGtggaaaaaaatgtttttgagctgaataaaacacaaataattcCTGCTAACTTTTGCACATCGCGTGAAATTTCTGTTGGAAATTGCTCATGACTTTGTAATATGCCGTCTTGAGCATATATACGTCAAGCATCCATTGttcaaaatttatgaaaataagtTGCCTCTTGGCTAATCCATGCTTTTACACTACCAACTTgcacacaaaaatattaaatatatagtagAATCCATATCTTGTGTCTATCTCTTTCTGAATTGTATAATCTACATAGGAAAAATACTAAATGTACTTAAGATAAATTTACAGAAAACTTATTTCTTTGCATATTATTGATatgctgaaaattatgaaatttaaattttaaaagaaaatgaacaaaatgagttttataaataaaattgtaagtatatGTAGCACTACTCATTCATATATGGTGTGGTATAAAGTCTTTAATTACCTTATAAATGTTGAGAAACCCTAATCCATTTAAAGTCTATTTCCCAACTTGCTTGAATTCATAAAATCAAACCAATTTATTATAAGTTATGCTCAACACAATTTTGAGTTCTTACATTTGGTTGCCTTTATGATATTTCTGAGTATTAGTATTGATTTTTCTATATGCATatttaaaatcacatcttttgaaaattgattttgcatataaaaaaaaaaactttcacattagattatgcatctttagttcattttattttatttttatttttttcttaaaattattatttttacatattttacaatttgctcaaaaatatcaatttcatatatctaaatattactaatttcatatattaaaaatgaaaatttttattaataaatattaatacgtATAAAAAACACTTTGTATCATTAACTTAatccaaatttttatatatcaaaatgatctTAATACAAGTTCTACAAAGTTGATTTTAATGAATatgaaagacaaaaaaatagtaaaataatatttgcagagATAAATAGtgtttcttcaaatttaaaaaaaatattatttataattatgtaaaaatttaaatatacataatttaatatagacttatttaaaaaaatattatattaatataaagatGCATAAACTATTTTCAATgcttttacataaaaatttgaATCCAAAATCTATGAAATCTCACATGGAATGGGCTATCCTCCAGCCATGTACTTGACAATATAACTTCGGCCCACTGACGTTGTCACTGTCGGGAGTGAACATGGCAGAGGCGAGTTGGGGAGAGAGAGTCGCAGGCAAGGTCTTCTCTCTCTACAACTCTCTGGCCTTCTCACCACTGAAACCTTTTGAAAATCTATTTTTGTTGCTGTCATGACTTGTTTTTCACAATATCATTCTACTTAGGATACACCTCATAACAAGTTTTATCTTCTTCCATTCTACCTTACTCAAACCAGATGGTTAACCTTTGAAGTCTTGAATTTGTAACTCTTTCGGTTTCTTCACACTCCTTTCTCAATTTCACACATTAATATTCATTTAAGttctaattaaaaatatttataaaaataacatgtcAACTTTGACTGTTCCAATTCAATTCATTATTTCACCTTAAATTAAGTACTAAAGTCTGTAAGTATTAACACCCTCGACAAAAGTTTAAGGGTTTGTTCCATCCTCTCTGCAAACACGTATATCTGTTCATCatagaatttcaaaaaaatctcaacaattataatatatctgCTGACTCTCGACTC
This genomic interval from Carya illinoinensis cultivar Pawnee chromosome 2, C.illinoinensisPawnee_v1, whole genome shotgun sequence contains the following:
- the LOC122298574 gene encoding transcription factor MYB17-like — its product is MGRSPCCDKRGLKKGPWTPEEDEILVEYINKNGGHGSWRSLPNLAGLLRCGKSCRLRWTNYLRPDIKRGPFTLEEEKLVIQLHGILGNRWAAIACQLPGRTDNEIKNLWNTHLKKHLICMGLDPQTHEPVTSCSTTIKASASLTTRHIAQWESARLEAEARLSRESSLFNPVPVGGSDSDYFLRIWNSEVGESFRKFNMGEKTLCQNSVSQSSSSTKCGSISPFMTEIDTILAGSSATGRNQNGDIECKSFKSYTDEMMAANDSSSSDELEDSSDNTIKLLFDFPINNDMSFLEEDIDKYAMPPAMLTENSFICPL